The following are encoded in a window of Panicum virgatum strain AP13 chromosome 5N, P.virgatum_v5, whole genome shotgun sequence genomic DNA:
- the LOC120676681 gene encoding pentatricopeptide repeat-containing protein At2g33760-like codes for MNPHHRSPEYNALLLAGPRLGPLKQAHARLVVAGHGSSLPLTTKLATLAVAAGAASYAHLLAISHPAPDSFLFCTLTRAAAHRGFPAAALTFYRSLLTAALPFSSFAFTAVAKACADLSALRVGMAVHAHAILLGFGSDRFVQTALVVLYSKCGQLPVARKLFDAIRDRSVVAWNAMISGYEQNGLAERAIEVYKKMQMAGEVPDSATFVATLSACAQAGALDLGREVERRIGSERMDMSVFLGAALVNMYVRCGLVNKAREWFDKLQERNVVTWTSMIAGYGMHGHGHEAIKLFHLMRREGPPPNDVTFVAVLSACAHAGLVSEGRGAFATMKSVYGLVPRAEHYCCMVDMYGRAGLLDDAMQFIHDSIPGEPGPEVWTAMLGACKMHKNFNLGVEVAERLIALEPENPSHHVLLSNIYALSGKMNHVEKVRNTIIKRRLKKQIGYSLIEIGGIAHLFRMGEKSHPQTRDIYQYLEELIHRITDAGYVPETDSVLHELEEEEREFALRYHGEKLAVAFGLMMSAGSTAPIRIIKNLRICGDCHLAIKYMSAVENREIMVRDKHRFHHFKDGKCSCQEYW; via the coding sequence ATGAACCCCCACCACCGCTCGCCGGAGTATAATGCCCTCCTCCTTGCCGGTCCGCGCCTCGGCCCTCTGAAGCAAGCCCATGCgcgcctcgtcgtcgccggccacgGGAGCTCCCTACCCCTCACCACCAAGCTAGCCACCCTCGCAgtcgcggccggcgccgcctcctacGCCCACCTCCTCGCCATCTCCCACCCCGCACCGGACTCCTTCCTCTTCTGCACCCTCACGCGTGCCGCTGCGCACCGCGgtttccccgccgccgctctcacCTTCTACCGCAGCCTCCTCACCGCTGCCCTCCCCTTCTCCAGCTTCGCCTTCACCGCCGTTGCCAAGGCGTGCGCCGATCTGTCTGCGCTCCGCGTCGGCATGGCCGTCCACGCTCACGCTATCCTCCTCGGGTTTGGCTCCGATCGGTTCGTGCAGACGGCGCTTGTTGTGCTGTACTCCAAGTGCGGCCAACTGCCCGTTGCACGCAAGTTGTTCGATGCAATTCGTGACAGAAGCGTGGTCGCTTGGAACGCTATGATTTCTGGGTATGAGCAGAACGGTCTTGCTGAGCGGGCGATTGAGGTGTATAAGAAGATGCAGATGGCTGGGGAGGTGCCTGATTCTGCGACATTTGTAGCCACACTATCTGCTTGTGCACAGGCTGGTGCTCTGGACTTGGGACGTGAAGTGGAGAGACGCATTGGTTCTGAAAGGATGGACATGAGTGTGTTTCTTGGTGCCGCCCTTGTGAACATGTATGTAAGGTGTGGGCTTGTGAACAAGGCTCGCGAGTGGTTTGACAAGCTCCAGGAACGAAATGTGGTTACATGGACTTCCATGATCGCAGGATATGGCATGCACGGACATGGCCATGAGGCGATCAAACTATTCCATCTCATGAGGCGCGAAGGGCCACCACCCAACGATGTCACTTTTGTTGCAGTCCTATCTGCTTGTGCGCATGCTGGTTTGGTTAGTGAGGGCCGTGGTGCTTTTGCTACAATGAAGAGTGTCTATGGATTGGTCCCTCGTGCTGAGCACTATTGTTGTATGGTTGATATGTATGGAAGGGCAGGACTTCTTGATGATGCCATGCAATTTATACACGACTCTATACCTGGAGAACCCGGACCTGAAGTTTGGACAGCTATGCTTGGTGCATGTAAGATGCACAAGAATTTCAACCTTGGAGTGGAGGTGGCTGAGCGATTGATTGCTCTTGAGCCTGAGAATCCATCTCATCATGTGCTGCTTTCTAACATTTATGCTTTATCTGGTAAAATGAACCATGTTGAGAAGGTAAGGAATACCATAATcaagagaagattgaagaagCAAATAGGTTACAGCTTGATTGAGATTGGGGGTATTGCCCATTTGTTTCGCATGGGTGAGAAGTCTCATCCGCAAACTCGAGATATTTACCAATATTTGGAGGAACTAATCCATAGGATTACTGACGCTGGTTATGTGCCTGAAACTGACTCGGTGCTGCATGAATTGGAAGAAGAGGAAAGGGAGTTTGCACTAAGATATCATGGTGAAAAACTGGCTGTAGCCTTTGGACTCATGATGAGCGCTGGGAGCACAGCTCCAATCAGGATAATTAAAAACCTGCGAATATGCGGGGATTGCCATCTAGCTATTAAATATATGTCGGCTGTGGAGAATCGAGAGATAATGGTCAGAGATAAGCATCGGTTTCATCATTTCAAAGATGGAAAGTGTTCTTGTCAGGAATATTGGTGA